A genomic stretch from Georgenia muralis includes:
- the rpsF gene encoding 30S ribosomal protein S6, which translates to MRQYELMIILDPEVDERTVAPSLDKLLTVVKTGGGTVENVDIWGKRRLAYEIKKRSEGIYAVVDMTTTPELAKELDRQLGLNESILRTKLIRPDAH; encoded by the coding sequence ATGCGTCAGTACGAACTGATGATCATCCTCGACCCGGAGGTCGACGAGCGCACGGTGGCCCCGTCGCTCGACAAGCTGCTCACGGTCGTCAAGACCGGCGGCGGCACCGTCGAGAACGTCGACATCTGGGGCAAGCGTCGTCTCGCCTACGAGATCAAGAAGCGCTCCGAGGGCATCTACGCCGTCGTCGACATGACGACGACGCCGGAGCTCGCCAAGGAGCTCGACCGCCAGCTCGGCCTCAACGAGTCGATCCTGCGGACCAAGCTCATCCGCCCGGACGCTCACTGA
- a CDS encoding transglycosylase domain-containing protein: protein MARSSSNGRRATASGARRGRTAPAKKRFLDYPRSGKGPVGRWLPSWRVVLGAALTGAAVLIGLFAAAYAQTDVPEPDDFALAQSTTVYYADGETPMGSFAEVERASVPLDTLPEHVSGAVIASEDRGFYENNGVDPRGIARALWNNVRGLPTQGGSTLTQQYVERYYTGTTTSYLGKFKETILALKIDQSQTKDEILENYLNTIYFGRGAYGIEKAANAYFDKPAAELSAAESALIAGIIPAPSAWDPAVSPDRAQERWERVMDLMVQDGWITQEDRDAAQYPEAVAPSTENLFGGTNGYLLDMVRGELVNKAGMSEEEIETRGLSIVTTIDQRNQEAAVQAVDNLPDDRPANNQVALISIDPATGGIVALYGGPDFVERPLNNATQAVAQGGSTFKPFTLVAALESGMPLEEEFQSYSPMAIPGYDFEVSNFDRVDRGWIDVVEATENSVNTVYAQMNVEVGPEKTVDVATRAGLPEDTPGLVATPSNVLGPASPNPIDTATAYATFAAQGERHESHIVAEVRDGDGNTVFAGNTEGERVFDEQVMADATYAMQQVVSSGTGITASEIGRPAAGKTGSSNEYRSAWFSGFVPQLSTTVAMFQPGEDGTEEILTGFGGVEPISGGSFPTQIWRDYMMVATEGMEVLEFPARSEPVRPEPAPAPAPTTVAPTEEPTTEEPDSDGDGIPDSQDPDQMDSDGDGIPDSQDPDQMDSDGDGTPDSRDPDQMDSDGDGTPDSQDPDQMDSDGDGTPDSQDPDQMDSDGDGIPDSQDPTPNGEPEPTPTATLPGGSGDAPGQQPTEGPVDTAAARLEEWFAGQGS, encoded by the coding sequence GTGGCACGCAGCTCCAGCAACGGCCGACGCGCGACCGCGTCGGGAGCCCGGCGCGGCCGGACCGCCCCGGCGAAGAAGCGCTTCCTCGACTACCCGCGCAGCGGCAAGGGGCCCGTGGGCCGCTGGCTGCCGAGCTGGCGCGTCGTTCTCGGCGCCGCCCTGACCGGAGCCGCCGTCCTGATCGGCCTGTTCGCCGCCGCGTACGCCCAGACGGACGTTCCCGAGCCGGACGACTTCGCCCTGGCGCAGTCCACCACCGTCTACTATGCGGACGGCGAGACCCCGATGGGCTCCTTCGCCGAGGTCGAGCGCGCGAGCGTGCCGCTGGACACCCTCCCCGAGCACGTCTCCGGGGCGGTGATCGCCTCCGAGGACCGCGGGTTCTACGAGAACAACGGCGTGGACCCGCGCGGCATCGCCCGGGCCCTGTGGAACAACGTGCGCGGGCTACCCACGCAGGGCGGCTCCACGCTCACCCAGCAGTACGTAGAGCGTTACTACACCGGCACGACGACGAGCTACCTGGGCAAGTTCAAGGAGACCATCCTCGCGCTGAAGATCGACCAGTCCCAGACCAAGGACGAGATCCTCGAGAACTACCTCAACACGATCTACTTCGGCCGCGGCGCCTACGGCATCGAGAAGGCGGCGAACGCCTACTTCGACAAGCCGGCCGCAGAGCTGAGCGCGGCCGAGTCGGCGCTGATCGCGGGCATCATCCCGGCGCCGAGCGCCTGGGACCCGGCGGTGAGCCCCGATCGCGCCCAGGAGCGCTGGGAGCGGGTCATGGACCTCATGGTCCAGGACGGGTGGATCACCCAGGAGGACCGAGACGCGGCCCAGTACCCCGAGGCGGTGGCCCCCAGCACGGAGAACCTCTTCGGCGGCACGAACGGGTATCTGCTCGACATGGTCCGCGGCGAGCTCGTGAACAAGGCGGGCATGTCCGAGGAGGAGATCGAGACCCGCGGGCTGAGCATCGTCACCACGATCGACCAGCGCAACCAGGAGGCCGCGGTCCAGGCGGTGGACAACCTGCCCGACGACCGTCCGGCCAACAACCAGGTCGCCCTGATCTCCATCGACCCGGCCACCGGTGGCATCGTGGCGCTGTACGGCGGGCCGGACTTCGTCGAGCGTCCGCTGAACAATGCCACGCAGGCCGTCGCCCAGGGCGGGTCGACCTTCAAGCCGTTCACACTCGTCGCGGCGCTGGAGTCCGGCATGCCCCTCGAGGAGGAGTTCCAGAGCTACTCCCCGATGGCGATCCCCGGCTACGACTTCGAGGTCTCGAACTTCGACCGGGTCGACCGCGGCTGGATCGACGTCGTCGAGGCCACGGAGAACTCGGTCAACACCGTCTACGCCCAGATGAACGTCGAGGTCGGTCCCGAGAAGACCGTCGACGTCGCCACGCGCGCGGGTCTCCCGGAGGACACCCCGGGTCTCGTCGCGACGCCGTCCAACGTGCTCGGGCCCGCCTCGCCGAACCCGATAGACACCGCGACGGCGTACGCCACCTTCGCCGCCCAGGGTGAGCGGCACGAGTCCCACATCGTGGCCGAGGTCCGCGACGGCGACGGCAACACTGTCTTTGCCGGCAACACCGAGGGCGAGCGCGTCTTCGACGAGCAGGTGATGGCCGACGCCACCTATGCCATGCAGCAGGTGGTCAGCTCCGGCACCGGGATCACCGCCAGCGAGATCGGTCGACCCGCCGCGGGCAAGACGGGCTCGTCCAACGAGTACCGCTCCGCGTGGTTCTCCGGGTTCGTCCCGCAGCTGTCCACCACGGTCGCCATGTTCCAGCCCGGCGAGGACGGCACCGAGGAGATCCTCACCGGGTTCGGCGGTGTCGAGCCCATCTCGGGCGGCTCCTTCCCCACCCAGATCTGGCGCGACTACATGATGGTCGCGACCGAGGGCATGGAGGTCCTGGAGTTCCCCGCGCGCTCCGAGCCGGTCCGCCCCGAGCCGGCCCCGGCGCCCGCCCCGACGACGGTGGCGCCCACGGAGGAGCCGACGACGGAAGAGCCGGACTCCGACGGCGACGGCATCCCGGACAGCCAGGATCCGGACCAGATGGACTCCGACGGCGACGGCATCCCGGACAGCCAGGATCCGGACCAGATGGACTCTGACGGCGACGGGACCCCGGACAGCCGGGATCCGGACCAGATGGACTCTGACGGCGACGGGACCCCGGACAGCCAGGATCCGGACCAGATGGACTCTGATGGCGACGGGACCCCGGACAGCCAGGATCCGGACCAGATGGACTCCGACGGCGACGGCATCCCGGACAGCCAGGACCCGACGCCGAACGGTGAGCCGGAACCCACACCCACCGCGACCCTCCCGGGCGGCTCCGGCGACGCGCCCGGCCAGCAGCCGACGGAGGGCCCGGTCGACACGGCTGCGGCCCGTCTCGAGGAGTGGTTCGCGGGCCAGGGCTCGTGA
- a CDS encoding PadR family transcriptional regulator: MSTRAQVLELAILGRLSESPTHGYEIRKHLNATLGAFQTLSYGSLYPALKSLTAKGYIAASASEPGSLAGRRGKIVYELTGAGRAHLEDALASAGPAAWDDEAFDVRFTLFAETDATTRLRILEGRRARMVERMDMLRQSFGRTSRRMDDYTRELARHGLEQVEREVEWLEKVIDTERGTRGPLDLRPAASAAPDNADAAGDPVHADTTNKEQA, encoded by the coding sequence TTGAGCACCCGCGCGCAGGTCCTCGAGCTGGCGATCCTCGGCCGGCTGAGCGAGTCACCCACGCACGGGTACGAGATCCGCAAGCACCTCAACGCCACGCTGGGCGCGTTCCAGACGCTGTCGTACGGCTCGCTGTACCCGGCCCTGAAGTCGTTGACCGCCAAGGGCTACATCGCGGCGTCGGCGAGCGAGCCCGGCTCGCTGGCCGGCCGGCGCGGGAAGATCGTCTACGAGCTCACCGGCGCCGGTCGCGCGCACCTCGAGGACGCGCTGGCCTCCGCCGGTCCCGCCGCCTGGGACGACGAGGCCTTCGACGTCCGCTTCACCCTCTTCGCGGAGACCGACGCGACCACGCGCCTGCGGATCCTCGAGGGCAGGCGCGCCCGCATGGTCGAGCGGATGGACATGCTGCGCCAGTCCTTCGGGCGGACGTCGCGCCGCATGGACGACTACACCCGCGAGCTCGCCCGGCACGGCCTGGAGCAGGTCGAGCGCGAGGTCGAGTGGCTGGAGAAGGTCATCGACACCGAGCGAGGCACCCGCGGGCCGCTCGACCTCAGGCCGGCGGCATCGGCTGCCCCCGACAACGCGGACGCCGCAGGCGATCCCGTCCACGCAGATACAACGAACAAGGAGCAAGCATGA
- a CDS encoding inositol-3-phosphate synthase, whose amino-acid sequence MSAIRVAIVGVGNCASSLVQGVHYYADADPESTVPGLMHVQFGEYHVRDIEFVAAFDVDGKKVGTDLAEAINASENNTIKIADVPPTGINVQRGHTLDGLGKYYRETIEESGAEAVDVVAALKEARADVVVCYLPVGSEDAAKFYAQCAIDAGCGFVNALPVFIAGTKEWADKFTAAGLPIVGDDIKSQVGATITHRVLAKLFEDRGVILDRTYQLNVGGNMDFKNMLERDRLESKKISKTQAVTSNLQHDLGAKNVHIGPSDYVQWLDDRKWAYVRLEGRAFGEAPINLEYKLEVWDSPNSAGIIIDAVRAAKIAMDRGIGGPLLSAASYFMKSPPEQRPDDLARESVEAFISGDLER is encoded by the coding sequence ATGAGTGCTATTCGCGTCGCGATCGTCGGCGTCGGGAACTGCGCGTCCTCGCTGGTCCAAGGCGTGCACTACTACGCCGACGCCGACCCCGAGAGCACCGTCCCCGGCCTGATGCACGTCCAGTTCGGTGAGTACCACGTCCGGGACATCGAGTTCGTCGCCGCCTTCGACGTCGACGGCAAGAAGGTCGGCACGGACCTCGCCGAGGCCATCAACGCCAGCGAGAACAACACCATCAAGATCGCCGACGTCCCGCCCACCGGCATCAACGTCCAGCGCGGTCACACGCTCGACGGTCTCGGCAAGTACTACCGGGAGACCATCGAGGAGTCCGGCGCCGAGGCGGTCGACGTCGTCGCCGCCCTCAAGGAGGCCCGGGCCGACGTCGTCGTCTGCTACCTGCCCGTGGGCTCGGAGGACGCGGCGAAGTTCTACGCGCAGTGCGCCATCGACGCCGGCTGCGGCTTCGTCAACGCCCTGCCCGTCTTCATCGCCGGCACCAAGGAGTGGGCCGACAAGTTCACCGCGGCGGGCCTGCCCATCGTGGGCGACGACATCAAGTCCCAGGTGGGCGCCACGATCACCCACCGGGTGCTCGCGAAGCTGTTCGAGGACCGCGGCGTCATCCTCGACCGGACGTACCAGCTCAACGTCGGCGGCAACATGGACTTCAAGAACATGCTCGAGCGCGACCGGCTCGAGTCCAAGAAGATCTCCAAGACGCAGGCCGTGACGTCCAACCTCCAGCACGACCTCGGTGCCAAGAACGTCCACATCGGCCCCTCGGACTACGTCCAGTGGCTCGACGACCGCAAGTGGGCCTACGTGCGCCTCGAGGGCCGCGCCTTCGGTGAGGCCCCCATCAACCTCGAGTACAAGCTCGAGGTCTGGGACTCCCCGAACTCCGCCGGCATCATCATCGACGCCGTCCGTGCGGCGAAGATCGCCATGGACCGCGGCATCGGTGGGCCCCTGCTCTCCGCGGCGTCGTACTTCATGAAGTCCCCGCCCGAGCAGCGCCCCGACGACCTCGCCCGCGAGTCGGTCGAGGCGTTCATCTCCGGCGACCTCGAGCGCTGA
- a CDS encoding cation-translocating P-type ATPase — MDTTDCSVRDAADVAAGLGVDPALGLTGTEAARRLERDGPNELRPTPPVPLWRRVLRQFQDPLVYLLLVAVVISVAAWFAEGADGVPVDAVVILAVVVLNAVLGLVQESRAEDAVAALAAMTASASTVLRDGELLTVPSAELVRGDVLVLSEGDAVGADARLVTATGLRVAEASLTGESEAVLKDPATLPAPASLGDRLDMVYRGTAVAQGVGRAVVTATGMATEMGAIAEMLDSTEEDPTPLQREIAAVSRLLGGTVVAIAVVVMVVTALVNEVTTLTGFVTVLLLGVSLAVAAVPEGLPAILSVVLAIGVQRMAGRNAVVKRLHSVETLGSASVIASDKTGTLTKNEMTVQRVRTASGELELTGVGYRPEGTVRQVGRDATDPMVLREAVMVLGGGTLANNAQLREHDGVWEIQGDPTEAAFLVAARKLAGTSDRVGGVERRGEVPFTSERKLMTALVDPAGPGPWAIVTKGAPDVLLGRCTGLQVGEGVEVLDDARREQALADVEALSAQAFRTLGVAYRRVDAGAHADDLDESVERDLVYLGVVGIIDPPRPEAAAAVAEAHRAGVRVMMITGDHPSTAARIATDLGIAVAGERAVTGARLEEMSAKELISTVREHSVYARVAPEHKLRIVDALQADGQVVAMTGDGVNDAPALKSADIGIAMGVTGTEVTKEASKMILGDDNFATIVVAVRLGRVIFDNIRKFLRYLLSSNMGEVLTVFLGVVLAGVIGLAGAGDDAVVVPLLATQILWINLVTDSGPALAMGVDPEIDDVMARPPRRLSERIIDRRMWTGVLTIGLVMALATLLTIDVFLPGGLVERAVLPGGLVVGADSLEVARTAGFTTLVLAQLFNAFNSRSETTSAFRGLFTNTWLWASVGLAVVLQLLVVHVPVLQSAFGTAALDGWQWAVCVAAASAVLWFDEVRKGLWRARVRARARARRS; from the coding sequence GTGGACACCACCGACTGCTCCGTGCGTGACGCGGCGGACGTCGCGGCGGGGCTCGGGGTCGACCCGGCCCTCGGGCTCACCGGCACCGAGGCGGCCCGCCGGCTCGAGCGGGACGGCCCCAACGAGCTGCGCCCGACCCCGCCCGTCCCGCTGTGGCGCCGGGTGCTGCGCCAGTTCCAGGACCCGCTCGTCTACCTCCTGCTGGTCGCGGTGGTCATCTCGGTGGCGGCGTGGTTCGCCGAGGGTGCCGACGGCGTCCCGGTCGACGCGGTGGTCATCCTCGCCGTCGTCGTCCTCAACGCCGTCCTCGGCCTGGTCCAGGAGAGCCGGGCCGAGGACGCCGTCGCCGCGCTGGCGGCGATGACCGCCTCGGCATCGACCGTCCTGCGCGACGGTGAGCTGCTCACCGTCCCATCGGCCGAGCTCGTCCGTGGCGACGTGCTCGTCCTGAGCGAGGGCGACGCCGTGGGGGCCGACGCCCGGCTCGTCACCGCGACGGGGCTGAGGGTGGCCGAGGCCTCCCTGACCGGGGAGAGCGAGGCGGTGCTCAAGGACCCGGCGACCCTGCCCGCCCCGGCCTCGTTGGGTGACCGGCTGGACATGGTCTACCGCGGCACCGCCGTCGCCCAGGGGGTGGGACGGGCGGTGGTCACCGCCACCGGCATGGCGACCGAGATGGGCGCGATCGCCGAGATGCTCGACTCCACGGAGGAGGACCCCACCCCGCTGCAGCGTGAGATCGCCGCCGTCTCCCGCCTCCTCGGGGGGACCGTCGTCGCCATCGCGGTGGTGGTCATGGTGGTCACCGCGCTCGTCAACGAGGTCACCACGCTCACCGGGTTCGTCACGGTGCTGCTGCTCGGTGTCTCCCTCGCCGTGGCCGCGGTGCCCGAGGGACTGCCCGCCATCCTCTCGGTGGTCCTGGCCATCGGTGTGCAGCGGATGGCGGGGCGCAACGCCGTCGTCAAGCGGCTCCACTCCGTGGAGACCCTCGGCTCGGCCTCGGTCATCGCCTCCGACAAGACCGGCACGCTCACGAAGAACGAGATGACCGTGCAGCGGGTGCGGACCGCCTCGGGCGAGCTCGAGCTGACCGGCGTCGGGTACCGGCCCGAGGGGACCGTGCGCCAGGTGGGGCGCGACGCCACCGACCCGATGGTCCTGCGCGAGGCGGTCATGGTGCTCGGCGGCGGCACGCTCGCCAACAACGCCCAGCTCCGCGAGCACGACGGTGTCTGGGAGATCCAGGGCGACCCGACGGAGGCCGCCTTCCTCGTCGCGGCCCGCAAGCTCGCGGGCACCAGCGACCGGGTCGGCGGCGTCGAGCGGCGCGGCGAGGTCCCCTTCACCTCCGAACGCAAGCTCATGACGGCGCTGGTGGACCCCGCCGGCCCGGGACCCTGGGCGATCGTCACCAAGGGCGCCCCGGACGTCCTCCTCGGCCGGTGCACCGGGCTGCAGGTCGGCGAGGGCGTCGAGGTCCTCGACGACGCCCGGCGCGAGCAGGCCCTCGCCGACGTCGAGGCCCTGTCCGCCCAGGCGTTCCGCACGCTCGGGGTCGCCTACCGCCGGGTCGACGCCGGCGCGCACGCCGACGACCTCGACGAGAGCGTCGAGCGGGACCTCGTCTACCTCGGCGTGGTCGGGATCATCGACCCGCCCCGGCCCGAGGCGGCCGCCGCCGTCGCCGAGGCCCACCGGGCCGGCGTGCGGGTCATGATGATCACCGGTGACCACCCCTCCACCGCTGCCCGGATCGCTACGGACCTGGGCATCGCCGTCGCCGGGGAACGGGCGGTCACCGGCGCCCGGCTCGAGGAGATGTCGGCGAAGGAGCTCATCTCGACCGTGCGCGAGCACTCCGTCTACGCCCGGGTGGCGCCCGAGCACAAGCTCCGCATCGTCGACGCGCTCCAGGCCGACGGTCAGGTCGTGGCGATGACCGGCGACGGCGTCAACGACGCCCCGGCCCTGAAGTCCGCCGACATCGGCATCGCGATGGGCGTGACGGGCACCGAGGTCACGAAGGAGGCCTCGAAGATGATCCTCGGCGACGACAACTTCGCCACGATCGTCGTCGCCGTCCGCCTGGGCCGGGTCATCTTCGACAACATCCGCAAGTTCCTGCGCTACCTGCTCTCCTCCAACATGGGCGAGGTCCTCACCGTCTTCCTCGGCGTCGTCCTCGCAGGCGTCATCGGGCTCGCCGGTGCGGGCGACGACGCCGTCGTCGTGCCGCTCCTGGCCACCCAGATCCTGTGGATCAACCTCGTCACGGACTCCGGGCCCGCGCTCGCGATGGGGGTCGACCCGGAGATCGACGACGTCATGGCCCGTCCGCCCCGGCGGCTCAGCGAGCGCATCATCGACCGGCGGATGTGGACCGGCGTGCTGACGATCGGCCTGGTCATGGCGCTCGCGACGCTGCTCACCATCGACGTGTTCCTCCCCGGCGGTCTCGTCGAGCGTGCCGTCCTGCCCGGCGGGCTGGTGGTGGGCGCCGACTCTCTCGAGGTGGCGCGCACGGCGGGGTTCACCACGCTCGTGCTGGCACAGCTGTTCAACGCGTTCAACTCGCGCTCGGAGACGACCTCGGCGTTCCGGGGGCTGTTCACCAACACGTGGCTGTGGGCGTCGGTGGGACTGGCGGTGGTGCTGCAGCTCCTCGTCGTGCACGTGCCGGTGCTGCAGAGCGCCTTCGGCACCGCGGCGCTCGACGGCTGGCAATGGGCGGTGTGCGTGGCGGCGGCGTCCGCGGTGCTGTGGTTCGACGAGGTGCGCAAGGGGCTGTGGCGGGCGCGGGTACGGGCGCGGGCGCGCGCCCGCCGGAGTTGA
- a CDS encoding MFS transporter has product MRVLGDLRSLAVHAGFRKLFAVRLVSQAGDGMFQIGLATLFFFSPQNMATASGVAAAFAVLLLPFTVVGPFAGPLLDRWRRRQVLLLGNALRVVLTLVLATLMVTVGVGPPVYVLALVTLGVNRFLLAALSAGLPRVVPREQLLLANTLTPTLGAVSAVAGAVLGFVIGWLVPAGPVKDGVVLAVAAAVLAVAAALALRLGRDELGPDQRPGPAGLWHDVRTTAADMVLGARYLIARRTPGLALGVMAAHRFLYGLNFIALLLMSRNLFADPADTSAGLAVFATLTGLSFLGNGLAIVLTPLAHERVRPSVWVTVCLGVAAVSQALLVTSSALGVVVAAAVLMGLGVQGAKIAVDTIVQRDTDDAFRGRAFALYDVLYNAAFVGAAALAAVALPDTGWSPGVFAVLTGVYVVVALAYRAGTVRVGDEPVATVRR; this is encoded by the coding sequence GTGAGGGTCCTGGGCGACCTGCGGTCCCTCGCCGTCCACGCCGGCTTCCGCAAGCTCTTCGCCGTCCGCCTGGTCTCCCAGGCCGGGGACGGGATGTTCCAGATCGGCCTGGCCACCCTCTTCTTCTTCAGCCCGCAGAACATGGCGACCGCGTCCGGCGTCGCCGCGGCGTTCGCGGTGCTGCTCCTGCCGTTCACGGTGGTCGGACCGTTCGCGGGGCCGCTGCTGGACCGGTGGCGCCGGCGTCAGGTCCTCCTCCTGGGCAACGCCCTGCGGGTGGTGCTGACCCTGGTCCTGGCCACCCTCATGGTCACCGTCGGGGTGGGACCGCCCGTCTACGTCCTCGCGCTCGTCACGCTCGGGGTCAACCGGTTCCTGCTCGCCGCCCTCTCGGCGGGCCTGCCCCGCGTGGTCCCGCGCGAGCAGCTCCTCCTGGCCAACACCCTGACCCCCACCCTCGGCGCGGTCTCGGCGGTGGCGGGCGCCGTCCTCGGGTTCGTCATCGGCTGGCTGGTCCCCGCCGGTCCGGTCAAGGACGGCGTCGTCCTCGCCGTGGCGGCGGCGGTCCTGGCCGTGGCCGCCGCCCTGGCGCTGCGCCTGGGCCGGGACGAGCTGGGCCCGGACCAGCGCCCCGGTCCCGCCGGCCTGTGGCACGACGTGCGGACGACCGCGGCGGACATGGTGCTCGGCGCCCGGTACCTCATCGCCCGCCGGACCCCCGGGCTGGCCCTGGGCGTCATGGCAGCGCACCGGTTCCTGTACGGGCTGAACTTCATCGCGCTGCTGCTCATGTCGCGCAACCTCTTCGCCGACCCCGCCGACACCAGCGCGGGGCTGGCGGTGTTCGCCACGCTCACCGGCCTCTCCTTCCTCGGCAACGGCCTGGCCATCGTCCTGACCCCACTCGCGCACGAGCGGGTGCGGCCCTCGGTGTGGGTGACGGTGTGCCTGGGGGTCGCGGCGGTGAGCCAGGCGCTGCTCGTCACCTCCTCGGCGCTGGGTGTCGTGGTCGCGGCGGCGGTGCTCATGGGGCTGGGGGTGCAGGGCGCCAAGATCGCGGTGGACACGATCGTCCAGCGCGACACCGACGACGCCTTCCGAGGTCGGGCGTTCGCCCTCTACGACGTGCTGTACAACGCCGCGTTCGTCGGGGCCGCGGCGCTGGCGGCCGTCGCCCTGCCCGACACGGGCTGGTCGCCGGGAGTCTTCGCGGTGCTCACCGGGGTGTACGTCGTCGTCGCGCTGGCCTACCGCGCGGGCACCGTCCGGGTCGGCGACGAGCCGGTGGCTACCGTGCGTCGCTGA
- a CDS encoding pyrimidine dimer DNA glycosylase/endonuclease V, protein MRIWSLDPAYLDRQGLTAGWREALLAQAVLAGRTRGYRHHPQLTRFREQPDPLAAVGEYLAGVAEEATRRGYRYDVTKILHPPAGSPGVPTDGSAALPAAGSAALPAAGSPALPAAGSPGVPRIPVTDGQLAHEWRHLLAKLAVRDPARRERLADVAAPAVHRLFVVVPGPVEAWEVVTDAK, encoded by the coding sequence ATGAGGATCTGGTCCCTGGACCCGGCCTACCTCGACCGCCAGGGCCTGACCGCGGGCTGGCGTGAGGCGCTCCTGGCCCAGGCCGTCCTCGCGGGACGCACGCGGGGCTACCGGCACCACCCCCAGCTCACCCGGTTCCGGGAGCAGCCCGACCCGCTCGCCGCGGTCGGGGAGTACCTGGCGGGGGTGGCCGAGGAGGCCACCCGCCGCGGCTACCGCTACGACGTCACCAAGATCCTGCACCCGCCGGCCGGATCGCCCGGCGTCCCCACTGACGGGTCGGCCGCCCTCCCCGCCGCCGGGTCGGCCGCCCTCCCCGCCGCCGGGTCGCCCGCCCTCCCCGCCGCCGGGTCGCCCGGCGTGCCGCGCATCCCGGTCACCGACGGGCAGCTGGCCCACGAGTGGCGTCACCTCCTGGCCAAGCTCGCCGTGCGCGACCCGGCCCGCCGCGAACGGCTCGCCGACGTCGCGGCTCCCGCCGTCCACCGCCTCTTCGTCGTCGTCCCCGGGCCCGTCGAGGCCTGGGAGGTCGTCACGGACGCGAAGTAG
- a CDS encoding CCA tRNA nucleotidyltransferase, whose product MPSPQPATDRRLELQRAALASLAGLPAAVQEVGRVFADAGHELALVGGPVRDAFLGAVSHDLDFATSARPEQTERLLRAWGDARWDIGKEFGTIGARKGDVVVEVTTYRTEAYEVGSRKPAVEYGETLEGDLSRRDFTVNAMAVRLPGLTFVDPHDGLGDLADRLLRTPAGAERSFDDDPLRIMRAARFSAQLGFDVAEDVMRAMAAMAPRLGIVSAERVRAELERLLLSRRPRRGLELMVYTGVADVVLPELAALQHTVDEHRRHKDVYEHTLTVLEQAIDLETGPDGPVPGPDLVLRLAALMHDVGKPATRRFEPGGGVSFHHHELVGAKLTSKRLKELRFDKQTVKDVSRLVELHLRFHGYGEGAWTDSAVRRYVTDAGHLLERLHRLTRADSTTRNQRKAMRLSAAYDDLEERIARLREEEELRSIRPDLDGTAIMEVLQVPAGPVVGEAYRFLLDLRMERGPLGEEAAREALLAWWAARPA is encoded by the coding sequence GTGCCCAGCCCCCAGCCAGCGACCGACCGCCGCCTCGAGCTCCAGCGTGCCGCACTGGCCTCGCTCGCCGGCCTGCCCGCCGCCGTCCAGGAGGTGGGCAGGGTCTTCGCCGACGCCGGCCACGAGCTCGCCCTCGTCGGCGGTCCCGTCCGTGACGCCTTCCTCGGCGCGGTGTCCCACGACCTCGACTTCGCCACCTCGGCCCGTCCGGAGCAGACCGAGCGGCTCCTGCGCGCCTGGGGCGACGCCCGCTGGGACATCGGCAAGGAGTTCGGCACGATCGGCGCCCGCAAGGGTGACGTCGTCGTCGAGGTCACCACCTACCGCACCGAGGCGTACGAGGTGGGCTCGCGCAAGCCGGCCGTCGAGTACGGGGAGACGCTCGAGGGCGACCTCTCGCGCAGGGACTTCACGGTCAACGCCATGGCCGTGCGGCTGCCCGGGCTGACCTTCGTCGACCCCCACGACGGCCTCGGCGACCTCGCCGACCGGCTCCTGCGCACCCCCGCCGGCGCCGAGCGCTCCTTCGACGACGACCCCTTGCGGATCATGCGCGCCGCCCGCTTCAGCGCCCAGCTCGGCTTCGACGTCGCCGAGGACGTCATGCGGGCGATGGCTGCGATGGCGCCGCGCCTGGGGATCGTCTCCGCCGAGCGGGTCCGGGCCGAGCTCGAACGGCTCCTCCTCTCGCGCCGGCCCCGGCGCGGCCTGGAGCTCATGGTCTACACCGGCGTCGCCGACGTCGTCCTGCCCGAGCTCGCCGCCCTGCAGCACACGGTCGACGAGCACCGCCGCCACAAGGACGTCTACGAGCACACCCTCACGGTCCTCGAGCAGGCGATCGACCTCGAGACCGGCCCCGACGGCCCCGTGCCCGGGCCCGACCTGGTCCTGCGGCTGGCCGCGCTCATGCACGACGTCGGCAAGCCGGCCACCCGCCGGTTCGAGCCGGGCGGTGGCGTCAGCTTCCACCACCACGAGCTCGTCGGCGCGAAGCTGACGAGCAAGCGGCTCAAGGAGCTCCGCTTCGACAAGCAGACCGTCAAGGACGTCAGCCGCCTGGTCGAGCTGCACCTGCGCTTCCACGGCTACGGCGAGGGGGCGTGGACGGACTCGGCCGTGCGCCGCTACGTCACGGACGCGGGCCACCTCCTCGAGCGGCTCCACCGACTCACCCGCGCCGACTCAACCACCCGCAACCAGCGCAAGGCCATGCGGCTGTCGGCGGCTTACGACGACCTCGAGGAGCGCATCGCCCGGCTGCGCGAGGAGGAGGAGCTGCGCTCGATCCGGCCCGACCTCGACGGCACGGCCATCATGGAGGTCCTCCAGGTCCCGGCCGGGCCGGTGGTCGGCGAGGCCTACCGGTTCCTCCTCGACCTGCGGATGGAGCGCGGCCCACTCGGTGAGGAGGCCGCCCGCGAGGCCCTGCTCGCGTGGTGGGCGGCCCGGCCCGCATGA